Proteins encoded together in one Lathyrus oleraceus cultivar Zhongwan6 chromosome 5, CAAS_Psat_ZW6_1.0, whole genome shotgun sequence window:
- the LOC127088235 gene encoding zinc-finger homeodomain protein 2, translating into MEFDEHEEDQEEEEEEEEEMGFPVTPVAGYDSLGNSGVRSKMSGGTMETDGAAVIPTGGVLKNGPKGTVRYRECQKNHAVSIGGHAVDGCCEFLAAGEEGTLEAVICAACNCHRNFHRKEIDGEVISHNHQPRSHSQTQYHHHQLSPYYHRAALPPPPGYHQLLTPPPVSHHRPLALPPVASSGGFSREDDDVSIPSSSGGGGSGTKKRFRTKFTQEQKDKMLAFAEGIGWRIQKEDEAAIEQFCAENYIKRNVLKVWMHNNKHTLGKKP; encoded by the coding sequence ATGGAATTTGACGAACACGAAGAAGATCAAGAGGAGgaggaagaggaagaagaagaaatggGGTTCCCGGTTACGCCGGTTGCAGGTTACGACTCGCTTGGAAACTCCGGCGTACGGTCTAAAATGAGCGGCGGGACTATGGAAACCGATGGAGCAGCAGTCATTCCTACAGGCGGTGTTCTGAAAAACGGGCCCAAAGGGACAGTCAGATACAGAGAATGTCAAAAGAATCACGCCGTGAGTATAGGTGGTCACGCCGTTGACGGTTGTTGCGAGTTTTTAGCTGCAGGTGAAGAAGGAACACTGGAAGCCGTAATTTGCGCAGCTTGTAACTGTCACCGTAACTTCCACCGCAAAGAGATCGACGGCGAGGTCATTTCCCATAATCATCAACCGCGGTCTCACTCTCAGACTCAGTACCACCACCATCAGTTATCTCCTTACTACCACCGTGCAGCGCTACCTCCTCCACCAGGATACCACCAATTATTAACTCCACCGCCGGTTTCACATCATCGTCCGTTAGCTCTTCCTCCTGTCGCATCCAGTGGAGGATTCAGTAGAGAAGACGACGACGTGTCAATTCCAAGCAGCAGCGGCGGCGGCGGGAGTGGAACGAAGAAAAGGTTTAGGACGAAGTTCACACAGGAGCAGAAAGATAAGATGCTAGCATTTGCGGAGGGAATTGGATGGAGAATCCAGAAAGAAGACGAAGCTGCAATTGAACAATTCTGTGCTGAGAATTACATCAAGAGAAATGTGCTTAAGGTTTGGATGCACAATAACAAGCACACTCTTGGtaagaaaccctaa